A genomic stretch from Streptococcus oralis includes:
- the rpsB gene encoding 30S ribosomal protein S2: MAVISMKQLLEAGVHFGHQTRRWNPKMAKYIFTERNGIHVIDLQQTVKYADQAYDFMRDAAANDAVVLFVGTKKQAADAVAEEAVRSGQYFINHRWLGGTLTNWGTIQKRIARLKEIKRMEEEGIFDVLPKKEVALLNKQRARLEKFLGGIEDMPRIPDVMYVVDPHKEQIAVKEAKKLGIPVVAMVDTNTDPDDIDVIIPANDDAIRAVKLITAKLADAIIEGRQGEDAAAVEAEFAASEAQADSIEEIVEVVEGDNA; this comes from the coding sequence ATGGCAGTAATTTCAATGAAACAACTTCTTGAGGCTGGTGTACACTTTGGTCACCAAACTCGTCGCTGGAACCCTAAGATGGCTAAGTACATCTTCACTGAGCGTAACGGAATCCACGTTATTGACTTGCAACAAACTGTAAAATACGCTGACCAAGCATACGACTTTATGCGTGACGCAGCAGCTAACGATGCAGTTGTATTGTTTGTTGGTACTAAGAAACAAGCTGCTGACGCTGTTGCTGAAGAAGCTGTACGTTCAGGTCAATACTTCATCAACCACCGTTGGTTGGGTGGAACTCTTACTAACTGGGGAACTATCCAAAAACGTATTGCTCGTTTGAAAGAAATCAAACGTATGGAAGAAGAAGGAATTTTCGACGTTCTTCCTAAGAAAGAAGTTGCACTTCTTAACAAACAACGTGCACGTCTTGAAAAATTCTTGGGTGGTATCGAAGACATGCCTCGTATCCCAGATGTAATGTATGTAGTTGACCCGCATAAAGAGCAAATCGCTGTTAAAGAAGCTAAAAAATTGGGTATCCCAGTTGTAGCGATGGTTGACACAAACACTGATCCAGACGATATCGATGTAATCATCCCAGCTAACGATGACGCTATCCGCGCGGTTAAATTGATCACAGCTAAATTGGCTGATGCTATCATCGAAGGACGCCAAGGAGAAGATGCAGCAGCAGTTGAAGCAGAATTTGCAGCTTCAGAAGCTCAAGCAGACTCAATCGAAGAAATCGTTGAAGTTGTAGAAGGCGATAACGCTTAA
- the pcsB gene encoding peptidoglycan hydrolase PcsB, with translation MKKKILASLLLSTVLVSQTAVLTTVRAETTDEKIAAQDNKISSLTAQQQEAQKQVDQIQGQVSTIQAEQASLQAENEKLQAESKKLEGEITELSKNIVARNASLEKQARSAQTNGAATSYINTIVNSKSITEAISRVAAMSEIVSANNKMLEQQKADKKAISDKQVANNEAINTVIANQQKLADDAQALTTKQAELKVAELNLAAEKATAEGEKATLLEQKAAAEAEARAAAEAEVAYKARQTSQQQSVVASGNTSFSAQVQATSTNDEEDSSYTPAPAPAPARQRPTYSSNASSYPTGECTWGAKTLAPWAGDYWGNGAQWATSAAAAGFRTGSTPQVGAIACWNDGGYGHVAVVTAVSSSTRIQVSESNYGGDRTIGNKRGWFNPTTTSEGYVTYIYPN, from the coding sequence ATGAAGAAAAAAATCTTAGCGTCACTTTTGTTAAGTACAGTATTGGTCTCACAAACGGCAGTATTGACAACTGTTCGTGCAGAAACAACTGATGAAAAAATTGCTGCTCAAGATAATAAAATTAGCAGTTTAACAGCGCAACAACAAGAAGCTCAAAAGCAAGTGGATCAAATCCAAGGTCAAGTTTCAACAATTCAAGCAGAGCAAGCAAGCTTGCAAGCTGAAAACGAAAAATTGCAGGCTGAATCTAAAAAACTTGAAGGAGAAATTACAGAGCTTTCTAAAAATATCGTAGCTCGTAATGCTTCTTTAGAAAAACAAGCACGTAGCGCACAGACAAATGGAGCTGCGACTAGCTACATTAATACAATTGTAAACTCAAAATCAATCACAGAAGCCATTTCGCGTGTTGCTGCAATGAGCGAGATTGTATCGGCTAACAACAAAATGTTGGAGCAACAAAAGGCTGATAAAAAAGCAATTTCTGATAAACAAGTAGCCAATAATGAAGCAATTAATACAGTTATTGCGAATCAACAAAAACTGGCTGACGATGCGCAGGCATTGACAACTAAGCAAGCTGAGTTGAAGGTTGCAGAGTTGAATCTTGCTGCTGAGAAAGCTACTGCAGAAGGTGAAAAAGCTACTTTGTTGGAGCAGAAAGCAGCAGCAGAGGCAGAAGCACGTGCTGCTGCAGAAGCAGAAGTAGCTTACAAAGCGCGTCAAACAAGCCAACAACAATCAGTAGTTGCTTCAGGAAATACAAGCTTCTCCGCTCAAGTACAAGCAACATCAACAAATGACGAGGAAGATTCAAGCTACACTCCAGCACCTGCGCCAGCGCCAGCTAGACAACGTCCAACTTACAGCTCAAATGCTTCAAGTTATCCAACTGGTGAATGTACTTGGGGAGCTAAAACGTTAGCACCTTGGGCTGGAGACTACTGGGGTAACGGAGCTCAGTGGGCAACAAGTGCAGCTGCAGCAGGATTCCGTACAGGATCAACTCCACAAGTTGGTGCGATTGCATGTTGGAATGATGGTGGTTATGGACACGTAGCGGTTGTTACAGCAGTTTCATCATCAACTCGTATTCAAGTATCAGAATCAAACTACGGTGGAGATCGTACAATCGGAAACAAACGTGGATGGTTCAACCCAACTACAACTTCTGAAGGTTACGTAACATATATCTATCCAAACTAA
- the mreD gene encoding rod shape-determining protein MreD, with protein sequence MRLLKQIGIFFLLPFVVLIDAHIGQLVGSFFPHFHLASHFLFLFLLFETIEVSEYLYLAYCCIVGLVYDIYFFHLIGIATLLFILIGASLHKFNSVILTNRWTRMLTIIVISFLFDMGSYLLALAVGLTVDSMPIFIVYSLVPSMILNFLWIVIFQFIFEKIYL encoded by the coding sequence ATGAGATTGTTAAAACAAATTGGTATTTTCTTTTTACTCCCTTTTGTTGTGCTAATTGATGCTCATATTGGACAACTGGTGGGATCCTTTTTCCCCCACTTTCATTTAGCCAGTCATTTTCTATTTTTGTTTCTCTTATTTGAAACAATCGAAGTGTCAGAGTATCTCTATCTAGCCTATTGTTGTATCGTGGGTTTGGTTTATGATATCTATTTTTTCCACTTGATTGGAATTGCCACGCTTTTGTTTATCTTGATAGGTGCTTCGCTCCACAAGTTTAACAGCGTGATTTTGACAAATCGTTGGACAAGGATGCTGACCATTATTGTGATCAGTTTTCTGTTTGATATGGGGAGCTATCTTTTGGCTCTTGCCGTAGGACTGACTGTAGATTCCATGCCGATATTCATCGTCTATAGCCTTGTCCCATCAATGATTCTGAACTTCTTATGGATTGTCATTTTTCAATTTATTTTTGAAAAAATTTATCTATAA
- the mreC gene encoding rod shape-determining protein MreC produces MNRFKKSKYLIIVFVTVLAVSVLLVTTYSSAIVTKLGDGISLVDRIVQKPFQWFDTFKSDLGHLTQTYNENESLKKQLYQLEVESNQSERLKTENEQLRQLLEMKSKLQATKTLVADVIMRAPVSWKQELTIDVGSSKGASENMLAIANGGLVGSVSKVEDHSTTVNLLTNAENTDKISVKIQHGSTEIYGIIVGYDKEAELLKISQLNSNSDISAGDKVTTGGLGNFNVKDIPVGEIVGTTHSSDYLTREVTVKLSADIKDLHVVELVGN; encoded by the coding sequence ATGAACCGTTTTAAAAAATCAAAATATCTAATCATCGTTTTTGTCACAGTTCTGGCAGTTTCTGTACTATTAGTGACAACCTATTCAAGTGCTATTGTGACAAAACTAGGAGATGGGATTTCCTTAGTAGATAGAATTGTTCAGAAACCCTTTCAGTGGTTTGATACTTTCAAATCGGATTTGGGACATTTGACGCAGACTTACAATGAAAACGAGAGTCTAAAGAAACAGCTCTATCAACTAGAGGTGGAGTCTAATCAATCAGAACGTTTAAAAACAGAAAATGAACAACTACGTCAGTTGCTAGAGATGAAGTCAAAATTACAGGCTACAAAAACCCTAGTAGCAGATGTGATTATGCGTGCTCCAGTATCTTGGAAGCAAGAGTTAACAATTGATGTAGGAAGTTCAAAAGGAGCTTCTGAAAATATGTTGGCCATTGCAAACGGGGGCTTGGTTGGTAGTGTTTCAAAGGTGGAAGATCATTCAACAACTGTCAATCTTTTAACCAACGCTGAAAACACGGATAAGATCTCTGTTAAAATCCAACACGGTTCTACTGAAATTTACGGAATTATCGTTGGTTATGACAAGGAAGCTGAACTGCTTAAAATTAGCCAATTAAATAGTAATAGTGACATCAGTGCTGGAGACAAGGTGACTACAGGTGGGCTAGGAAACTTTAATGTCAAAGATATTCCTGTTGGAGAGATTGTTGGTACAACGCACAGCAGTGACTATCTAACACGAGAGGTAACTGTAAAGTTAAGTGCTGATATCAAAGATCTTCATGTGGTAGAGTTAGTGGGGAATTAG
- a CDS encoding energy-coupling factor transporter transmembrane component T family protein — MDSMILGRYIPGDSIIHRLDPRSKLLAMILLILIVFWANNPLANLILFVATGIFIALSGVSLSFFVQGLKSMFFLIAFTTLFQLFFISSGNVLFEFSFIRITDYALQQAGIIFCRFVLIIFFSTLLTLTTMPLSLAAAVEALLAPLKRVKVPVHEIGLMLSMSLRFVPTLMDDTTRIMNAQKARGVDFGEGSIVQKVKAMIPILIPLFATSLKRADSLAIAMEARGYQGGKGRSQYRQLRWSQKDTLAILVILVLGCLLFFLKS; from the coding sequence ATGGATAGTATGATTTTAGGGCGTTATATACCAGGAGATTCCATTATTCATCGCTTGGATCCCCGTAGTAAATTGCTTGCTATGATCCTGTTGATTTTGATTGTATTTTGGGCCAATAATCCCCTTGCCAATCTAATTCTTTTTGTAGCGACAGGTATATTTATCGCTTTGTCGGGCGTTTCTCTCTCATTTTTCGTTCAGGGATTAAAGTCCATGTTCTTCTTGATTGCCTTTACGACTCTATTTCAACTCTTTTTCATTTCAAGTGGAAATGTCTTATTTGAGTTTTCTTTTATAAGAATAACGGATTATGCTTTGCAACAAGCGGGAATCATTTTCTGTCGTTTTGTGTTGATTATTTTCTTTTCAACCTTGCTGACATTAACGACCATGCCTTTGAGTCTGGCAGCTGCAGTTGAAGCTCTTTTAGCACCGCTGAAACGCGTGAAAGTTCCCGTTCATGAAATTGGTCTCATGTTATCAATGAGTTTGCGTTTTGTTCCAACCTTGATGGATGACACGACGCGAATTATGAATGCTCAGAAAGCTCGTGGAGTTGACTTTGGTGAGGGAAGCATCGTTCAAAAAGTAAAGGCTATGATTCCGATTTTAATTCCTCTTTTTGCTACGAGCTTAAAGCGTGCAGATTCATTGGCAATAGCCATGGAAGCTCGTGGTTATCAGGGAGGAAAGGGTAGAAGTCAGTATAGACAGTTGAGATGGAGTCAAAAGGATACACTGGCAATTCTTGTGATTCTGGTGCTGGGATGTCTCTTATTTTTCTTAAAATCTTAG
- a CDS encoding energy-coupling factor transporter ATPase, whose product MGITLENVSFTYQEGTPLSSSALTDVSLTIEDGSYTALVGHTGSGKSTILQLLNGLLVPSKGSVRVFDTVITPTSTNKEIRLIRKQVGLVFQFAENQIFEETVLKDVAFGPQNFGVSEEEAKKIAREKLALVGIDESLFERSPFELSGGQMRRVAIAGMLAMEPTVLVLDEPTAGLDPLGRKELMTLFKKLHLSGMTIVLVTHLMDDVAEYADQVYVMEKGSLVKSGKPSEVFQDVAFMENVQLGVPKITAFCKRLADRGIAFKKLPIKIEEFKESLNG is encoded by the coding sequence ATGGGAATTACTCTAGAAAATGTGAGCTTTACCTATCAAGAGGGGACTCCCCTATCTTCATCAGCCTTGACTGATGTTTCTTTGACGATTGAGGATGGCTCCTATACAGCTTTAGTAGGGCACACAGGTAGTGGGAAATCGACAATCTTACAGCTTTTAAATGGTCTATTGGTTCCAAGTAAGGGTTCTGTTCGAGTTTTCGATACCGTCATTACCCCTACATCAACCAATAAAGAAATTCGTCTGATTCGAAAGCAGGTTGGTCTAGTGTTTCAATTTGCTGAAAATCAGATTTTCGAAGAGACTGTTTTGAAAGATGTTGCGTTTGGACCACAAAATTTTGGAGTTTCTGAGGAAGAGGCCAAGAAAATTGCGCGTGAAAAGTTAGCCTTGGTGGGCATCGATGAGTCACTCTTTGAGAGAAGTCCATTTGAACTTTCGGGTGGCCAGATGAGACGTGTGGCTATAGCGGGTATGCTAGCCATGGAGCCAACTGTCTTGGTTTTGGATGAGCCGACAGCAGGCCTAGATCCTCTGGGCAGAAAAGAATTGATGACCCTGTTTAAAAAACTTCACCTTTCTGGAATGACAATTGTTCTGGTAACGCATTTGATGGATGATGTAGCTGAGTATGCTGATCAGGTTTACGTTATGGAAAAGGGGAGCTTAGTCAAAAGTGGTAAACCGAGCGAAGTTTTCCAAGATGTAGCCTTTATGGAAAATGTGCAGTTAGGTGTGCCTAAAATCACAGCCTTTTGCAAACGTTTGGCAGATAGAGGTATAGCTTTTAAAAAACTGCCAATCAAGATAGAGGAGTTTAAGGAGTCGCTAAATGGATAG
- a CDS encoding energy-coupling factor ABC transporter ATP-binding protein, whose product MKSIIEVKDLSFRYKEDQGYYDVNNVSFHVKRGEWLSIVGHNGSGKSTTIRLIDGLLEAESGEIWIDGQLLSSENVWDLRRQIGMVFQNPDNQFVGATVEDDVAFGLENQGLPREEMKKRVADSLELVGMLDFKKREPARLSGGQKQRVAIAGVVALRPAILILDEATSMLDPEGRRELIQTVQEIRKDHQMTVVSITHDLEEVAMSDRVLVMKKGQVESTSNPRELFSRADLDQIGLDEPFTNQLRESLREAGYQLPDGYLTEGELEDKLWELL is encoded by the coding sequence ATGAAATCGATTATTGAAGTAAAAGATCTGTCTTTTCGTTACAAAGAAGATCAGGGTTATTATGATGTTAATAATGTCTCGTTTCACGTGAAACGTGGAGAATGGCTTTCGATTGTAGGTCATAATGGGAGTGGGAAATCGACAACTATCCGTTTGATTGATGGCTTGCTTGAAGCAGAGTCTGGAGAAATCTGGATAGATGGCCAACTGCTGTCTTCTGAGAATGTTTGGGACTTGCGTCGTCAAATTGGTATGGTTTTTCAAAATCCAGATAACCAGTTTGTGGGCGCAACTGTTGAAGATGATGTCGCCTTTGGTTTAGAAAATCAGGGACTTCCTCGTGAAGAAATGAAGAAGAGAGTGGCTGATTCTTTGGAGTTGGTAGGGATGCTGGACTTTAAGAAGAGAGAACCAGCTCGTTTATCTGGTGGACAAAAACAGCGTGTGGCTATTGCGGGAGTTGTTGCCCTGAGGCCAGCTATTTTAATTCTGGACGAGGCTACAAGTATGTTGGATCCCGAGGGCCGCAGAGAACTGATTCAGACAGTTCAAGAGATTCGAAAAGACCACCAGATGACAGTCGTCTCCATTACACATGACTTAGAAGAAGTTGCGATGAGTGACCGTGTCTTGGTCATGAAAAAAGGCCAAGTGGAGTCAACCAGCAACCCAAGAGAACTTTTTTCTCGGGCTGACCTTGACCAGATAGGGTTAGATGAGCCTTTTACTAATCAATTGAGAGAATCTTTGAGAGAGGCTGGCTATCAGTTGCCGGATGGCTATTTGACAGAAGGAGAGCTAGAGGACAAGTTATGGGAATTACTCTAG
- the pgsA gene encoding CDP-diacylglycerol--glycerol-3-phosphate 3-phosphatidyltransferase, producing the protein MKKEQIPNVLTIGRILFIPLFILILTLGHSQGSHLLAAIIFAVASITDYLDGYLARKWNVVSNFGKFADPMADKLLVMSAFIMLIELGMAPAWVVAIIICRELAVTGLRLLLVETGGTVLAAAMPGKIKTFSQMFAIIFLLLHWDLIGQLLLYIALFFTIYSGYDYFKGSAHVFKGTFGSK; encoded by the coding sequence ATGAAAAAAGAACAAATCCCTAATGTATTAACAATTGGTAGAATTCTCTTTATACCTCTCTTTATTCTTATTTTGACTTTGGGCCATTCACAAGGCAGTCACTTGCTGGCAGCAATCATCTTTGCAGTTGCTAGTATAACGGATTATCTCGATGGCTATCTTGCTCGTAAATGGAATGTAGTCAGCAACTTTGGAAAGTTTGCTGATCCGATGGCGGATAAGTTGCTGGTTATGTCAGCTTTTATCATGTTGATTGAGTTAGGTATGGCTCCAGCTTGGGTTGTTGCTATTATCATCTGTCGTGAACTTGCGGTGACCGGCCTACGGCTGTTGCTCGTTGAGACGGGAGGAACCGTTCTAGCAGCAGCGATGCCAGGGAAAATCAAGACCTTTAGTCAGATGTTTGCCATTATCTTTTTGCTCTTACATTGGGATTTAATTGGTCAACTGTTGCTTTATATAGCTTTATTTTTCACTATCTACTCTGGTTATGATTATTTCAAGGGTAGCGCTCATGTATTCAAAGGGACATTTGGTTCGAAATGA
- the rodZ gene encoding cytoskeleton protein RodZ — MRKKTIGEVLRLARINQGLSIEELQTKTDIQMNLLEAMEADDFDQLPSPFYARSFLRKYAWAVELDERIILDAYDSGSMITYEEVDVDEEDLSGRRRSNKKKTSYLPLFYFVLFALSILIFVTYYVWNYIQTQPTRPSSPNYSIVSSTSSTTSSSSSSSSQTSSPSSTTESTITVSGEGNRIEARYKTSKETATVQLAVSDVTSWVSVSGSELEGGVTLSADNKNAKTTVSTKNPVTITLGVVKGVTVTVDNQTVDTSKLTTQTGTVTLTFTTD; from the coding sequence ATGAGAAAAAAAACAATTGGTGAGGTTCTGCGTTTAGCCAGAATTAATCAGGGATTGAGTATAGAAGAACTGCAGACAAAAACGGATATTCAGATGAATTTATTAGAGGCTATGGAGGCTGATGATTTTGATCAACTTCCTAGTCCCTTTTATGCTCGTTCTTTTTTAAGAAAATATGCCTGGGCGGTTGAATTGGACGAGCGAATCATTTTGGATGCCTATGATTCGGGAAGCATGATTACCTACGAAGAGGTAGATGTTGATGAAGAAGACTTGTCTGGTCGCAGACGATCAAATAAGAAAAAAACGTCTTATCTCCCCTTGTTTTATTTCGTTCTATTTGCTTTGTCGATTTTAATTTTTGTAACTTATTATGTTTGGAATTATATCCAGACTCAACCAACGCGTCCTTCTTCGCCTAATTATAGTATTGTGAGCTCAACTAGTTCAACAACCTCATCTAGTTCATCTTCTAGTAGTCAGACGTCTAGCCCATCTTCTACTACGGAATCAACTATTACAGTGTCAGGCGAAGGGAACCGCATTGAAGCTCGGTATAAAACGAGTAAGGAAACCGCTACTGTTCAGCTGGCAGTTTCGGATGTAACTAGCTGGGTTAGTGTTTCAGGAAGCGAGCTAGAGGGTGGTGTGACACTATCCGCAGACAATAAAAATGCAAAAACAACAGTTTCAACTAAGAATCCCGTTACTATCACCTTAGGTGTAGTGAAGGGAGTTACTGTGACTGTAGATAATCAAACAGTTGATACTTCCAAGTTGACGACTCAGACTGGAACTGTAACACTTACATTCACTACAGACTAA